The nucleotide sequence GACTCCCCACAATATGCTCCTTTTTTCTTATAGGCCCAGCTAATGTAACATATAACATACCAAGAATAACCAGTGTTATTACACCTATTCCTATCAGTATATATTTTTCAGAGACACGTCTCAATCTTCTATCCCTTCTTTAATACAAGATTTAACTCAAATTGGACTTTAACCAGCTCAACCGTCTCAGCCCCACCCTTTTCCTTAGTCTCTTTGTAATTGATCAATTCAACACCTTCAAAATACGGCGAAAATTTCAATCGAGAAATAAAATCATCTATAGCAGGGTATGAGTCGGCTACTCCAACTGCTGACAGAGTACTACCTCCCTCTTTTGCAGTAGAAGAAAATTGTGAAATAACAATACTAGAAGGGGTAAGTCTGCTTATTTCCATTAGTGTTCTAGCCCACAAATCTCTTTTTAAAATTACAGACTTAGAAACACTTAATCTCTGTTTTATCTTTGTTCTCTCCTCCTTTAACTCATTTATTCTCGGGATAAAAGAGTCGTATTTCTTCAATATATCATTTATCCTCTGAAGCTTGGAGTCTTTAATCGTATAACTCTGGAGTGTAAATATATGCACTGTTATAAAGATTAATATTAGCAAAACCGCTGACATAATTAATGGTACTCTTTTCTTCTTAAGTTTCTTCTCTGTAATTAGTTTTAGAGGAAGAAGGTTTGCTTTTGTATCAGACTCACCAAGTGCTGTTAACGCAGATCCAATAGCAACACTCCAAGCATTGGAGTTTTGATCAACGATATTCAGTACTCTCTTATTACTAATTAGAATATTTGAAAAAGGGTTTAGTCCGACTACTTCCATTTTGAGATTATTAGATAGAAACTCTGCAATCTCTTTTAAATTAGAAGTCTGTCCAGTTAAAACAACCTTTCTAAATTCTGATTTTCTATCCATCTGAGACATATAAAAACTAATTGACCGATGTATCTCACCACTCAAAGTTTCCAAAACAGATACAGCTGCATTAAGGTCTTCTTTTTTAAATTTTGCCTTTTCAGCATCTTCAAACCCTATGCTCTGCTCCTTTTGAATTGCTTTAGTAATATCATTTCCTGCAATATGTATTGATCTAGTAAAAACCAGTTGTTTCCCCTTTGCAACACTAATATCCGTTGATGTTGCTCCTATATCTATTAGTACAATCGGTCCGTTATCTAATACATTATTAAATTTGGCACAATT is from bacterium and encodes:
- the pilM gene encoding type IV pilus assembly protein PilM, with amino-acid sequence MTKAKNGIGLDIGSNSVKVVELVKTPQGIELKNANIVSIKAKDGRAKEENILSALTEAIAPFEKLTKSQLVVSMPGRSVIVRHFKVPSVGASRIRQIIKYEAQQQVPFPLEEVVWDYQILEEDDKAAQEINIALVAVKSGLINDLLARISGLGIAVDLIEATSFAVFNCAKFNNVLDNGPIVLIDIGATSTDISVAKGKQLVFTRSIHIAGNDITKAIQKEQSIGFEDAEKAKFKKEDLNAAVSVLETLSGEIHRSISFYMSQMDRKSEFRKVVLTGQTSNLKEIAEFLSNNLKMEVVGLNPFSNILISNKRVLNIVDQNSNAWSVAIGSALTALGESDTKANLLPLKLITEKKLKKKRVPLIMSAVLLILIFITVHIFTLQSYTIKDSKLQRINDILKKYDSFIPRINELKEERTKIKQRLSVSKSVILKRDLWARTLMEISRLTPSSIVISQFSSTAKEGGSTLSAVGVADSYPAIDDFISRLKFSPYFEGVELINYKETKEKGGAETVELVKVQFELNLVLKKG